A window from Fragaria vesca subsp. vesca linkage group LG5, FraVesHawaii_1.0, whole genome shotgun sequence encodes these proteins:
- the LOC101298128 gene encoding probable glutathione S-transferase-like, whose translation MEEVKLFRTWTSSFSLRIVWALKLKDVPYDTIFEDLSNKSPLLLQYNPIHKAIPVLVHNGKPIAESLVILEYIEETWKQNPLLPQDPHDRATARFLAKFGDDKVMPSIVDAVFSEGKEQEEAIAKAKENLNYLEAELKGKKYFGGERIGFADIAQGWLAHSLKVLEEVTNTKLIVEDEFPLLSQWQKTFADAHIIRENWPPRGKLVAQCLFFREHVRAKKLEKAQMK comes from the exons ATGGAAGAAGTCAAGCTCTTTAGGACATGGACAAGCTCTTTTTCTTTGAGGATAGTTTGGGCACTGAAGCTCAAAGATGTCCCATATGATACTATCTTTGAAGATCTCTCAAACAAAAGCCCTCTACTTCTTCAGTACAACCCCATTCATAAGGCAATTCCAGTGCTTGTGCACAATGGGAAACCAATTGCTGAATCCCTTGTGATCCTTGAATACATAGAGGAAACTTGGAAACAAAACCCTTTGCTGCCTCAAGATCCTCATGATAGAGCCACTGCACGCTTTTTGGCCAAATTTGGTGATGACAAG GTTATGCCATCTATTGTGGATGCAGTATTCAGTGAAGGGAAAGAGCAAGAGGAAGCTATTGCAAAAGCGAAGGAGAACTTGAACTACTTGGAAGCAGAGTTGAAGGGAAAGAAATATTTTGGGGGAGAGCGGATTGGATTTGCAGATATTGCGCAAGGATGGCTTGCACATAGTTTGAAGGTGCTTGAAGAGGTAACTAACACGAAGCTGATAGTAGAAGATGAGTTTCCATTGCTATCCCAATGGCAAAAGACTTTTGCAGATGCTCATATAATCAGAGAGAATTGGCCTCCTCGAGGCAAGCTTGTCGCTCAATGTCTGTTCTTTCGCGAGCATGTACGTGCCAAGAAGTTGGAGAAGGCACAAATGAAGTAA